A region of Fusarium keratoplasticum isolate Fu6.1 chromosome 6, whole genome shotgun sequence DNA encodes the following proteins:
- a CDS encoding Neutral protease 2 yields MLFSQALASAVFLAIGAESHSPLNARSAEAAGLAVTLSPSSGKATEVEVTIKNDGSHDLSLLRVGTILDERPVQKMVVVDDAGEQLPFQGIELSIYYEGLESKHYEKLTAGSSVTRLVDLSSVYDFKPGTYSIFAEGTFPSVSSASKKPNSISFKSKALSITVKESSAAEVKQILSRRSIVETEDCPADKLKANLDGVRNCETLARAAAADAADVHSARFVEYFKSNETEAREHVSGRLLAVAKECSTTDSGDTRLLCRDDLNVCETDGPLIAYTTWVNGYIVMCPLFYDTLPPLPQKCHKQDHATTTIHEMTHARAVYEDKAPATADRAYGYENSTALTSEEAMYNADSYSLYANAVYMNC; encoded by the exons ATGTTGTTCTCCCAAGCCTTGGCTTCGGCCGTCTTCCTCGCGATTGGCGCTGAGTCGCACTCACCCCTCAATGCACGATCAGCGGAGGCCGCCGGATTGGCTGTCACCCTGTCTCCTTCGTCAGGAAAGGCAACCGAAGTTGAGGTTACCATCAAGAACGACGGGTCTCATGACTTGAGTCTTCTAAGAGTAGGAACTATCCTGGATGAAAGACCTGTCcagaagatggtggtggtggacgaTGCTG GAGAGCAGCTTCCCTTCCAGGGCATTGAATTGAGTATCTACTATGAGGGCTTGGAATCCAAGCATTATGAGAAGTTGACTGCCGGATCATCCGTCACTCGACTGGTGGACCTGTCCTCGGTCTACGACTTCAAGCCTGGAACCTACTCCATCTTTGCCGAAGGAACGTTCCCCTCCGTTTCTAGCGCTTCCAAGAAACCGAATTCGATCTCTTTCAAGTCCAAGGCTCTATCAATCACAGTCAAGGAAAGTTCCGCGGCCGAGGTGAAGCAAATTCTGTCTCGACGGTCGATTGTGGAAACGGAGGACTGCCCAGCCGATAAGCTCAAAGCAAACCTCGACGGAGTGCGAAACTGCGAGACTCTGGCCcgagctgccgctgccgatGCTGCCGATGTTCACTCAGCAAGATTTGTCGAATACTTCAAGTCGAACGAGACTGAAGCTCGGGAGCATGTTTCAGGTCGTCTGTTGGCTGTTGCCAAGGAGTGCTCCACGACCGACAGCGGCGATACGAGACTCCTGTGCCGAGACGACCTCAACGTTTGCGAAACTGATGGTCCTCTGATCGCTTACACAACTTGGGTCAACGGTTACATCGTCATGTGTCCCCTGTTCTACGACACCCTGCCCCCGCTGCCCCAGAAATGCCACAAGCAGGACCATGCTACTACGACGATTCACGAGATGACGCATGCTAGGGCTGTTTATGAGGATAAGGCCCCTGCTACGGCTGACCGGGCATATGGTTATGAAAACAGCACTGCTTTGACATCGGAGGAGGCCATGTACAATGCGGACAGCTACTCGCTGTATGCCAATG CGGTGTATATGAATTGCTAA
- a CDS encoding FAD-binding PCMH-type domain-containing protein, whose product MTSNVAPTVDLFKSIFPGKVTTPDSAEYEAAKTHPWSQTCWTPAAAYIKPSSAEEVAQSLQTIQQHKCRFAVRTTGHNPNLGFSSTDETGIVLDLCLLKSKELIQGNVARVGQGNTWGEVYSWLEDHQLSAVGGRDQQVGLPGFLLGGGLGAFPNLHGVGADNVKNFEVALADGTVVNANSAENTDLYKALKGGGSNFGIITSVDLETQPLLKVQYTINIYNPEDYTGIINATIKVQNSMESDPKIGLFTNFNPGFVAVGLLYADQPNEEVKAFEPFYKLGSLLSTAVPQTNGTLLSLAQAMGHKQEPKNRAIGTVTTTVSESLYVEVYNAWIETIQDLPASAVLHYTIQPVGKACIQAGKAKGGNVMGLQEIPQCWWVFTCEWPKGECEDAAAQKAMASIVKKVQSMAQEKGLFLDFLLPNFASSSQKVLRSYGDGSVKLMKELAAKYDPESVFQNLQHDGFLLRNSV is encoded by the exons ATGACTTCAAACGTGGCACCCACTGTTGATCTCTTCAAGAGCATATTTCCTGggaaagtcaccactccagACAGCGCCGAGTATGAAGCCGCGAAAACACACCCATGGTCTCAAACATGCTGGACACCGGCCGCTGCGTACATCAAACCGAGCTCTGCGGAAGAAGTAGCACAGTCTCTTCAGACGATCCAGCAACACAAATGCAGATTCGCCGTCCGAACCACCGGCCACAACCCCAATCTTGGATTCAGCAGCACCGATGAGACTGGCATTGTTCTTGACCTTTGCCTGCTCAAGTCTAAAGAATTGATCCAAGGGAATGTCGCGCGAGTTGGACAAGGGAATACCTGGGGCGAGGTGTACTCCTGGCTCGAGGATCATCAACTCTCAGCAGTTGGTGGCAGAGATCAACAAGTTGGCCTGCCTGGCTTCCTTCTTGGAG GCGGCCTAGGAGCCTTCCCAAACCTTCATGGAGTTGGAGCGGATAACGTCAAGAACTTCGAG GTTGCCCTGGCGGATGGCACAGTGGTGAACGCCAATTCTGCTGAAAACACCGACTTGTACAAAGCCCTGAAGGGAGGCGGTTCAAACTTTG GCATCATCACAAGCGTCGATCTCGAGACGCAGCCATTGTTGAAGGTCCAATACACCATCAACATTTACAACCCGGAAGACTATACTGGCATCATCAACGCGACAATTAAAGTCCAGAATTCTATGGAATCAGACCCCAAGATTGGACTGTTCACAAACTTCAATCCTGGATTCGTGGCTGTTGGACTTCTGTACGCCGATCAACCAAACGAGGAGGTCAAAGCCTTTGAGCCCTTTTACAAGCTTGGTAGTCTTTTGTCAACTGCCGTTCCCCAAACCAACGGTACCTTGCTATCACTCGCTCAGGCTATGGGCCATAAACAGGAGCCCAAAAA TCGAGCTATTGGCACAGTCACCACCACAGTGTCAGAGAGTCTCTATGTTGAAGTGTACAATGCGTGGATTGAGACCATTCAAGACCTCCCGGCCAGTGCTGTTCTACACTACACTATCCAGCCCGTAGGCAAGGCATGCATTCAAGCTGGCAAGGCTAAAGGAGGCAACGTGATGGGACTGCAAGAGATCCCGCAGTGCT GGTGGGTGTTTACCTGCGAATGGCCCAAAGGCGAATGCGAGGATGCTGCGGCACAAAAGGCTATGGCCTCGATTGTTAAAAAGGTGCAGTCAATGGCACAGGAGAAGGGTCTATTTCTCGACTTCTTACTCCCAAACTTTGCGAGTTCCTCTCAAAAGGTATTGCGCAGCTACGGTGATGGATCAGTGAAGTTGATGAAGGAGCTTGCCGCAAAGTACGATCCCGAGAGTGTCTTCCAGAACTTGCAGCATGACGGTTTCTTGCTACGTAATAGTGTATAG
- a CDS encoding Amidase domain-containing protein — MDKTTFNLLDASISDLKQLLSARVITSVELVSLYLHRIGKYDCRGPRLNSICVLNPNAFAEAQASDDYRASGKTPRPLEGIPFTVKDSYRVQGMTVAAASPAFANLKASEDAAIVELLRKAGAVVLGKTNMPPMADGGCQRGLYGRSESPYNQKYMCTAYASGSSYGCGVATAASLAAFGFAGEAVTSGRSPASNNALVAYTSSRSVIPPRGLWPLYPTCDQAVPHTKTMTDLFHVLNVVVADDAAAGDADFWRSQPYVSLPKASEVRPDDYLSLADPDALRHKRIAVPKCFIGVEGARPTNACSAGVRALWDRARKDLESLGATVLETDFPLFENYTRQHFPGQGMNVPGLSQEWAARERCDMIALSWDNFLRSNGDDKIPNFTFAELEKIHPHIAPMDDPSQHTESQNQVRYEDMVAVVKQRGETGLTDLPGCEDALKALEAMRKRDLEDWMTENEYDVVVFPTNGDVASADSDENYESMLGALRDGVKYANGGRSLKHLGVPCITVPMGNLEEEKMPVGLSFCGKAYQDQDLLRYAFAYETVSKRRQNPPLTPSLPSDQITLSRASCRPASLVKPILKIASIKSISEDSSEQEVRLVTVTGTCHLTSSGESSSLSVVVNGEPSSQVSWEGNGWTWTARLTRPKVSEKYPPPAKVPRDQFMVVFVAKADNGRSAGSMILLD, encoded by the coding sequence atggacaagACCACATTCAACCTGCTGGATGCCAGTATCAGCGACCTCAAACAGTTGCTCAGCGCTCGAGTCATCACCAGTGTTGAGCTTGTATCTCTTTACCTTCATCGCATCGGAAAATATGATTGTCGAGGCCCACGTCTCAATTCGATTTGCGTCCTCAACCCCAATGCCTTTGCTGAAGCCCAAGCCTCGGATGACTACCGCGCTTCTGGAAAGACGCCCCGACCTCTTGAAGGCATCCCTTTCACGGTGAAGGATAGCTACAGAGTCCAAGGAATGACTGTCGCTGCTGCATCGCCTGCTTTTGCCAACCTTAAAGCATCAGAGGATGCGGCTATTGTGGAGTTGCTCCGCAAGGCCGGTGCGGTTGTCCTAGGAAAGACAAACATGCCCCCAATGGCGGATGGTGGTTGTCAACGCGGACTCTATGGTCGCTCTGAGAGCCCGTATAACCAGAAGTACATGTGCACTGCTTATGCTTCTGGTTCCTCCTACGGCTGCGGAGTCGCCACGGCGGCAAGCCTGGCTGCCTTTGGGTTCGCTGGAGAAGCCGTCACGTCAGGCCGCTCTCCAGCATCCAATAATGCACTAGTGGCCTACACCTCTTCGCGCAGTGTCATTCCTCCCCGGGGGTTATGGCCGCTGTATCCGACTTGCGATCAGGCCGTCCCGCACACGAAAACCATGACGGACTTGTTCCACGTACTCAATGTTGTCGTTGcagatgatgctgctgcaGGTGACGCTGATTTCTGGCGGTCACAGCCCTATGTGTCACTCCCAAAGGCGAGTGAAGTTCGGCCGGACGACTATCTCTCTTTGGCTGATCCGGACGCCCTTCGACACAAACGAATCGCAGTTCCGAAATGCTTCATTGGAGTTGAGGGCGCTAGGCCAACGAATGCCTGCTCCGCTGGGGTTAGGGCTCTCTGGGACCGCGCAAGGAAAGACCTCGAGTCTCTAGGAGCGACTGTTCTCGAGACCGACTTTCCTCTCTTTGAGAATTACACTCGACAACACTTCCCTGGCCAGGGAATGAACGTTCCTGGCCTATCTCAGGAATGGGCGGCGCGTGAACGCTGTGACATGATTGCTTTGAGCTGGGACAACTTCCTTCGTAGCAATGGGGATGACAAGATACCAAACTTCACCtttgctgagcttgagaagatTCACCCACACATTGCCCCGATGGACGACCCATCCCAACACACTGAGTCGCAGAATCAGGTCCGCTATGAAGACATGGTGGCTGTTGTGAAACAACGGGGAGAGACCGGTCTTACTGACCTCCCAGGATGCGAGGATGCACTAAAAGCCCTGGAGGcaatgaggaagagggaCTTGGAGGACTGGATGACTGAGAATGAGTATGATGTTGTGGTGTTTCCAACGAACGGCGATGTCGCGTCGGCTGATTCCGATGAGAATTACGAATCGATGCTTGGCGCTTTGCGAGACGGAGTCAAATACGCAAACGGAGGTCGATCGTTGAAGCACCTCGGAGTCCCTTGCATTACAGTTCCCATGGGGAATCtagaggaggagaagatgccTGTCGGCCTCTCGTTCTGCGGCAAGGCGTACCAGGATCAGGACCTCTTGAGATATGCATTTGCTTATGAGACCGTGTCGAAGCGCCGGCAAAACCCACCTCTCACACCATCATTGCCCTCAGACCAGATTACGCTCTCGAGAGCGAGTTGTCGACCAGCTTCTCTTGTCAAGCCGATATTGAAGATTGCATCGATCAAGTCAATCAGCGAGGATAGCTCTGAACAGGAGGTCCGCCTGGTCACCGTGACTGGAACTTGTCACCTGACAAGCTCTGGTGAGTCAAGCTCGCTGAGCGTCGTTGTCAATGGGGAGCCATCTTCCCAGGTGTCATGGGAAGGGAACGGATGGACTTGGACAGCTCGTCTTACTCGGCCCAAAGTCAGCGAGAAATACCCGCCACCGGCGAAGGTGCCGAGGGATCAATTTATGGTTGTGTTTGTCGCAAAGGCCGACAACGGTCGGTCAGCAGGCTCGATGATTTTACTAGATTAG
- a CDS encoding Zn(2)-C6 fungal-type domain-containing protein yields the protein MGKTRVRVVEGSCWPCKKRRIKCDLAKPICSRCAKVGASCDYNTRLIRWSTRPAVTVPAIYQVTSRDEQLASSLAVYEKRSLDYFHGRFWPLLTTASEPCAPPTLIALEHRVVLLATCVLADSHRWLQDGRNSRSIMNVKRAECLAALREKVNDYCAKDDGPLQTLLFAVLLLYFHDGFLECAQSSMSTSSHRDGVLAILQRLGGIETVLGSGQDPLHMLLSEFATTDLTRAMLTGQAPSFSPALWDVVDRGPVWWGRDTMGYCSLSSVFQEISSMAFYLEDVAQMRQEFSIERIRTFEVSLRPTYAPLALEDLPSPGSSSKESTESDKESAQAYSLVRIFQHSALIYLYRAICGLPSNHALVQQHTQSCLDCISSIKRPSKILNCSVLPLCIAGAHAQCPKQQRAVRSMATFIYDEIRFASVNSVVAALEAIWKRTPEESLTWTEMFSHLNPEAIIL from the coding sequence ATGGGCAAGACAAGAGTTCGCGTCGTCGAAGGCTCTTGCTGGCCCTGCAAGAAACGTCGAATCAAGTGCGACCTAGCCAAACCCATCTGTTCGAGATGCGCCAAAGTCGGCGCCTCTTGCGATTACAATACCCGGTTGATCAGATGGAGCACGCGACCAGCTGTTACAGTACCCGCCATCTATCAAGTAACGAGTCGTGATGAACAGCTGGCTTCCTCTCTCGCCGTCTACGAGAAGCGCTCCCTCGACTACTTCCACGGCCGTTTCTGGCCGTTACTCACAACTGCTTCAGAACCATGCGCACCTCCGACCCTCATCGCTTTAGAGCATCGCGTCGTATTGCTTGCCACCTGTGTCCTAGCCGACTCACATCGATGGCTGCAAGATGGACGCAATAGTCGCAGCATCATGAACGTCAAGCGGGCGGAATGTCTCGCCGCCCTACGTGAAAAGGTCAACGACTATTGTGCAAAGGACGATGGCCCACTGCAGACACTCCTGTTTGCCGTGTTGCTACTCTACTTCCATGACGGTTTCCTCGAGTGCGCGCAGTCCTCAATGTCTACTTCAAGCCATCGGGATGGGGTGCTGGCCATTCTCCAACGCCTCGGGGGCATAGAAACTGTCCTGGGTAGTGGTCAAGACCCTCTTCACATGCTCTTATCAGAGTTTGCGACAACAGATCTCACCAGAGCTATGCTCACAGGTCAAGCTCCTTCCTTTTCACCTGCCTTGTGGGATGTTGTCGACAGGGGCCCTGTCTGGTGGGGGAGAGACACAATGGGATACTGTTCGCTCTCGTCTGTCTTTCAGGAGATATCAAGCATGGCCTTCTATCTCGAAGATGTGGCGCAGATGCGCCAGGAGTTCTCAATCGAACGAATCCGAACCTTTGAGGTATCTCTGAGGCCGACATACGCACCCCTGGCTCTAGAAGACCTACCTTCGCCTGGTTCAAGTTCAAAGGAATCGACAGAGTCCGACAAAGAATCAGCGCAAGCGTACAGTCTCGTCCGCATCTTCCAACACTCAGCACTCATCTATCTCTACCGGGCAATATGCGGCCTGCCCTCCAACCACGCATTGGTCCAACAACATACTCAATCATGTCTTGACTGTATCTCCAGCATCAAACGGCCctccaagatcctcaacTGTTCAGTCCTGCCTCTTTGTATTGCCGGGGCTCATGCCCAATGCCCAAAGCAGCAGCGGGCAGTTCGCAGTATGGCGACATTTATATATGATGAGATTCGGTTTGCGTCCGTCAACTCGGTCGTTGCGGCTTTGGAAGCCATCTGGAAGAGAACGCCGGAGGAGAGCTTGACTTGGACTGAAATGTTTTCACACTTGAACCCGGAGGCCATTATCCTCTAG
- a CDS encoding Protein kinase domain-containing protein, translated as MPRSSGNKSMNEPIGNATTPSENGSITNPRNKFCPTRLEPWVEFLEEQRITFGAVYSTLTNDDRSFESQAFLRGLGARVSRRAISNEKDLEHFQHNSVEDPVRSIVQRLMEEEAFRDEFDVGDGIIFENHPSAISDVAEEVVERQGPPVTPPRTPGPDGLDRSQLRPDQICVYTADEQSSLRNMAYVMEYKAPHELTPVHMRVGLHSMDIHKQVVNRATVPTADDQEALFQYHAERLATAAITQTCHYMIESGLEYGLLTTGETIVFLKIDWQKDPGMLYFHLAEPGPEVLAHPDNLRSCTAVSQTLTFSLMAVGSPRRRRQHGQDVRRQAMEHLKTWSEDYEIMLRSILVSERTAPADSPAYEPRTYRNVDRSPYLLRRRRRIAADVPPKDQLRKERSPESSDDEPERPLPSTPTPAPRADDQGTRRSQRILARRPRGGGSSSNSGTGTGAGEGSSGRPGRSVRQYCSQKCLRGLMTRSPMDNACPNVMLHREHDGQTHHPVDHDEWLQLLRKQLKRSLDEGMVRLGKEGSRGVLFQLTLLKYGYTFVSKGTVAAFIEDLEHEAAVYQHLHRLQGISVPVFMGAIDLRDLGRTYYYDLRVYIVHLSFLVGRRQPRLCRELGHDEQVPRGRGVTLPQRIAYGRGDAS; from the exons atgccgaggagTAGCGGCAACAAGAGCATGAACGAGCCGATCGGGAACGCGACCACGCCGAGCGAGAAC GGATCGATAACAAACCCGCGAAACAAGTTCTGCCCGACGCGCCTCGAGCCCTGGGTAGAATTTTTGGAAGAGCAGAGGATAACATTCGGCGCAGTCTATTCTACGCTCACCAACGATGACCGATCCTTCGAGAGTCAGGCCTTCCTACGTGGCCTCGGCGCTAGAGTATCCCGTAGAGCGATTTCGAACGAGAAGGACTTGGAGCATTTCCAGCATAATAGTGTGGAAGATCCGGTGCGTTCGATCGTGCAGCGtctgatggaggaggaggcattCCGCGACGAGTTCGACGTCGGAGACGGCATCATCTTCGAGAACCATCCGAGCGCCATCAGCGATGTCGCAGAAGAGGTCGTTGAGCGACAGGGGCCGCCGGTGACACCGCCGAGAACACCAGGCCCAGACGGACTAGACCGCAGCCAACTTCGGCCAGACCAGATTTGCGTTTATACGGCCGACGAGCAGTCGTCTCTGCGGAACATGGCGTATGTTATGGAGTATAAGGCACCCCACGAACTCACGCCTGTGCACATGCGAGTCGGTCTGCACTCCATGGACATCCACAAACAAGTCGTCAATCGAGCCACAGTGCCCACGGCGGACGACCAGGAGGCATTGTTCCAGTATCACGCTGAGAGACTAGCCACGGCTGCGATCACCCAGACCTGTCACTACATGATCGAGAGCGGGCTCGAGTACGGATTGTTGACGACAGGCGAGACGATCGTCTTTCTCAAGATTGATTGGCAGAAGGATCCCGGGATGCTCTACTTTCACCTGGCCGAACCCGGGCCCGAGGTCTTGGCCCACCCCGACAACCTCCGTTCATGCACGGCTGTGAGCCAGACATTGACCTTCAGTTTGATGGCTGTTGGCTcaccgagaagaaggcgccAACACGGGCAGGATGTGCGTCGGCAAGCTATGGAACACCTCAAGACATGGTCTGAGGACTATGAGATCATGCTACGATCCATCCTGGTCAGTGAGAGAACAGCCCCGGCCGACTCACCGGCATACGAGCCTCGGACGTACCGCAATGTTGACCGGTCCCCCTACCTCCTacggagaagaagacgcATCGCGGCCGATGTGCCGCCAAAAGATCAGCTTCGGAAGGAACGATCTCCAGAATCCTCCGATGACGAGCCCGAGCGACCGTTGCCGAGCACTCCCACGCCAGCTCCACGCGCCGACGACCAAGGCACCCGACGTAGCCAGCGAATTCTGGCTCGTCGGCCACGTGggggcggcagcagcagcaacagcggcACCGGCACCGGCGCCGGCGAGGGCAGCTCAGGCCGTCCGGGCCGTTCAGTTCGTCAGTATTGTTCGCAAAAGTGCCTCCGCGGATTGATGACGCGAAGTCCCATGGATAATGCCTGCCCCAACGTGATGCTTCATCGAGAGCACGATGGACAGACCCACCACCCTGTCGACCATGACGAGTggctccagcttcttcgTAAGCAACTCAAGCGATCACTGGACGAGGGAATGGTCCGCCTAGGCAAGGAAGGGTCGCGGGGAGTGCTATTTCAGCTCACGCTGCTTAAGTACGGCTACACCTTTGTCAGCAAGGGCACCGTGGCGGCGTTCATCGAGGATCTGGAGCATGAGGCGGCAGTGTATCAGCATTTACACAGACTGCAAGGCATCAGTGTGCCCGTCTTCATGGGCGCTATTGACCTCCGCGATCTTGGGAGAACTTATTATTACGACCTGCGGGTTTACATCGTACACCTGTCATTTCTTGTGGGGAGGAGACAGCCTAGACTGTGCCGGGAACTTGGGCACGATGAACAAGTCCCTCGAGGGAGAGGTGTTACGCTCCCTCAGAGAATTGCATATGGAAGGGGTGATGCATCTTGA
- a CDS encoding PKS-ER domain-containing protein: protein MTTPTELPSTMRAAQWRSIAGGIEKNLTLNAEAKLPKNAHSLPKDHTLVKVAYASLNHLDYKPAEMPFGSTLIKKPATPGLDFSGTVVARSLSDLKPGQRVFGRTEPPVGGTLAEYVEVRKAGVAPVPDGVSLRDAACVGICGTAPLQSFAPYLEPGQKVLINGGSGGVGVFAIQIAKALGCSQVTAVCSGANADLCRNLGADEVIDYKAEDIVTALKRTGHQYDHILDTIFAKPELYWQCHHYLKPQGTYVAVGLPPQFKTFKTLFAIHVLPKWLGGGQRKFVFHSVSANTKDFGQVARWIEEGKVKPVIEDEYSLEDAAKAYAKLKSGTAKGKLVIRVCGEPTSNSD, encoded by the coding sequence ATGACTACACCCACTGAGCTTCCGTCAACCATGCGAGCCGCCCAATGGCGCTCCATCGCTGGTGGCATCGAGAAGAACCTCACGCTCAACGCTGAGGCCAAACTACCAAAGAACGCCCATTCCCTACCAAAAGACCACACTCTTGTCAAAGTCGCCTACGCGTCGCTCAACCATCTCGACTACAAGCCAGCCGAGATGCCATTCGGCAGCACCCTCATCAAGAAACCGGCCACACCTGGACTGGACTTTTCTGGTACTGTTGTTGCCCGCTCGCTGTCCGATCTCAAGCCTGGTCAGCGTGTTTTTGGAAGAACTGAGCCCCCAGTCGGTGGCACCTTGGCAGAGTACGTCGAAGTCAGAAAGGCGGGTGTTGCACCTGTTCCTGACGGTGTATCTCTGAGAGATGCCGCCTGTGTGGGCATCTGCGGCACAGCACCTCTTCAATCCTTTGCCCCGTACCTAGAACCCGGACAGAAGGTCCTCATCAATGGTGGCAGCGGTGGCGTCGGTGTCTTTGCCATCCAGATCGCCAAAGCTCTAGGCTGTTCTCAGGTCACCGCGGTCTGCTCAGGTGCCAACGCGGACCTATGCCGAAACCTTGGTGCTGACGAAGTGATTGACTACAAAGCCGAAGATATCGTCACGGCACTCAAGCGAACCGGTCACCAATACGACCATATCCTGGATaccatctttgccaagcCTGAACTGTACTGGCAATGTCACCACTACCTCAAACCCCAGGGGACGTATGTAGCTGTTGGCCTGCCGCCCCAATTCAAGACCTTCAAGACACTATTCGCCATTCACGTACTCCCCAAGTGGCTCGGAGGCGGGCAGAGAAAATTCGTTTTCCACTCGGTGAGTGCAAACACAAAGGATTTCGGGCAAGTTGCACGGTGgatcgaggagggcaaggtcaagccagTGATTGAGGATGAGTACAGCTTGGAGGACGCTGCCAAAGCATATGCAAAGCTGAAGTCGGGGACGGCTAAGGGGAAGTTGGTTATCCGTGTGTGTGGTGAGCCTACTTCGAATTCAGATTGA